The DNA region GGTAGCCCCCAGCCGGCGGCCCAGAAGCAAACCGGCCGCGGCGACGAGGCCGACCGCGAACACGACCCAGCGCAACCACGGGTTCCACTCGGGTGACCTCGCGAGGATGACGAACGCCCAGCCGGTGGTGGCGAGCGAGACTGCGGCAAGCAGCGGCAGGGCCCAGCGTTCGGCCCGACGAGTCCACACGAGCCAGCCGCCGATGCCGACGAGGGCCGCGATTGATGGTGCGAGGGCGACCGTGTAGTACTGGTGGAAGATGCCGCTCATCAGGGAGAACGTGAGGCCGGTGACCACGAGCGTCGCACCCCAGATCAACAGGGCGGCGCGGCGAACATCGGTGCGTGGACGACGCCCGATGACCCAGAGACCGGCGAGGCCGAGCATCAGGGCCGTGGGGATGAGCCACGCGATGTGACCGCCGAGGTCACCGGTGAACATCCGCAGGATGCCGACGTTCGAGTTGAACATTCCGCCGCCGAACCCGGTTGGCGCGCCACCCGCTGCCCCGAAGGCGGTCCCGCCGAGCGCCGTGCCCAACGCGTCAGCGGAGGTTGGCGTCTCGCTGCCGAAGATCCGGCCGAGCCCGTTGTATCCGAAGGTGAGGTTGAGGAAGGAGTTGTCGGTCGAGCCGCCGACGTACGGCCGGTTGGCGGCTGGGGTGAGTTCGACGATCGCGACCCACCAACCTGCGGAAACGATCATCGCGACGACGGCGATGAGGCCGTCGCGAAGGCGCCGCCATAGCGACACGGGCGCGGCGATGAGGTAGACGGCCGCGATCCCGGGAAGCACGAGCACTGCTTGGAGTTGCTTGGTGAGGAAGCCGAGTCCGATGAGCACGCCGGCGAGCACCATCCAGCGGGTGCGTCCGTTCTCGATGGCTCGCAGGGTCGCGACGACGGCGCCCGTGAGCAGTAGCACGAGGAGCGCGTCGGGGTTGTTGAAGCGGAACATCAGTGCCGCGACCGGCGTGAGGGCCAACACGGCACCCGCTATGAGCCCTGCTTGTGCGCTGAAGTAGCGGCGCACCGAGTAGTAGACGAGCCCGACGGTGGCCACGCCCATGAGGGCCTGAGGCACGAGCATCGACCACGAATTGAGCCCGAAGACCCGAACCGAGAGCTCCATCACCCACAGGGAGGCCGGCGGCTTGTCAACCGTGATCGATGCCGCGGCATCCGATGCGCCGAAGAGGAAGGCCTTCCAACTGACCGACCCCGCCTGCACGGCGGCCGAGTAGAACGAGTTGGCCCACCCAGATGCAGAGAGGTTCCAGAGGTACATTGCGCCGGTGACCAGCAGGAGAGCCGCGAGCGA from Demequina lutea includes:
- a CDS encoding glycosyltransferase family 39 protein gives rise to the protein MTASTSADVLDVVTPSAVVPVDPPTPQVHEPFAPAPRKRWERPSLAALLLVTGAMYLWNLSASGWANSFYSAAVQAGSVSWKAFLFGASDAAASITVDKPPASLWVMELSVRVFGLNSWSMLVPQALMGVATVGLVYYSVRRYFSAQAGLIAGAVLALTPVAALMFRFNNPDALLVLLLTGAVVATLRAIENGRTRWMVLAGVLIGLGFLTKQLQAVLVLPGIAAVYLIAAPVSLWRRLRDGLIAVVAMIVSAGWWVAIVELTPAANRPYVGGSTDNSFLNLTFGYNGLGRIFGSETPTSADALGTALGGTAFGAAGGAPTGFGGGMFNSNVGILRMFTGDLGGHIAWLIPTALMLGLAGLWVIGRRPRTDVRRAALLIWGATLVVTGLTFSLMSGIFHQYYTVALAPSIAALVGIGGWLVWTRRAERWALPLLAAVSLATTGWAFVILARSPEWNPWLRWVVFAVGLVAAAGLLLGRRLGATVLRTGVVLAMVAALAGPTAWTVQTVLNPHQGGAVTTGPAVAGTMSFGPGGMGAPGFRGELPGGPSGTAGQVPGGAADGQAALPGGQQIPSLPIGGANGAPGMPGATSVSDAMTSMLLENADSYTWVAATTGAENAASYQLSTEKSVMPIGGFSGSDPSPTLAQFQAYVANGQIHYFIASSSGFGGGGPQMGGGEGGSSSIATWVSANFTAQTVDGVTLYDLTAPVG